Proteins co-encoded in one Dyella humicola genomic window:
- a CDS encoding carboxylesterase/lipase family protein — protein MSAGLLEAQGRTKRHITLVLIGVFVFLILATGARANPVRIDTGLIEGVLENGVFIYKGIPFAQPPVGELRWRAPLRALPWQGVREANQFSPACMQNGTYPPDAPTEATSEDCLYLNVWRPADGGDEKLPVMVWIYGGGLENGSASIPLYAGDKLAQKGVIVVTLNYRLGVFGFLAHPELTREAAYHSSGNYGLLDQIAALQWVRRNIAAFGGDPDRVTVFGQSSGAISISALVTSPLTKGLFQRAIAQSGGLFEPMDIAPNFKLAGAEQDGAYFAADAKAQSMSALRKTPAAELMKVSFDPHLIIDGYALPKSPYEVYQKGQQNDVSILIGSNADEGQAFIAGRSITRENFRQELDHSFPDVLVRLIAPEPGATDEQARASAAAFQRDMRFRWDMWTWARLGAKARRGKVFLYRFSRIPPYQVGDKYFGWGASHGMEMPYVFDHLELQPLPWTGQDHQLAATMTSYWTNFAKTGDPNGPGLPLWPQFDPSSASVMQLGNRIEAAPMEDTQPLRRIDRVYATARFVLGHIYVIAAVIIALMLATIVAIVRRLRRRRRRVAVDA, from the coding sequence ATGAGCGCAGGGTTGCTCGAAGCGCAGGGAAGGACAAAGCGGCACATCACGCTGGTCCTGATCGGAGTCTTTGTTTTCTTGATCCTGGCCACAGGCGCAAGGGCGAATCCTGTGCGCATCGACACGGGGCTGATCGAAGGCGTCCTGGAAAATGGCGTCTTCATATACAAAGGCATTCCTTTCGCTCAGCCGCCTGTGGGTGAGCTTCGCTGGCGTGCGCCGCTGCGCGCGCTCCCCTGGCAGGGCGTGCGTGAGGCGAATCAGTTCTCGCCGGCTTGCATGCAGAACGGCACTTATCCGCCTGATGCGCCCACCGAGGCAACCAGCGAAGACTGCCTCTACTTGAATGTGTGGCGCCCCGCCGATGGTGGCGATGAGAAGTTGCCCGTCATGGTCTGGATTTACGGTGGTGGCCTGGAAAATGGCAGCGCGTCCATACCGCTTTATGCAGGCGACAAACTCGCACAGAAAGGCGTCATCGTGGTGACCTTGAACTACCGGCTCGGGGTCTTCGGGTTTCTGGCGCATCCGGAACTTACCCGGGAAGCCGCTTATCACAGCTCCGGCAACTACGGTTTGCTGGATCAGATCGCCGCACTCCAGTGGGTTCGTCGGAACATCGCTGCATTTGGCGGCGATCCTGATCGGGTGACGGTTTTTGGTCAGTCGTCCGGTGCTATTTCGATAAGCGCCTTGGTGACTTCACCCTTGACCAAGGGTTTGTTCCAACGAGCGATCGCCCAGAGTGGTGGACTGTTCGAACCGATGGATATCGCGCCCAACTTCAAGCTGGCGGGTGCCGAGCAGGACGGAGCGTATTTCGCCGCCGACGCCAAGGCTCAGTCGATGTCCGCACTGAGAAAGACGCCAGCCGCTGAGTTGATGAAAGTCTCGTTTGATCCACACCTCATCATCGATGGTTACGCCCTGCCGAAATCGCCCTACGAGGTGTATCAAAAGGGGCAGCAGAACGACGTCTCGATCCTGATTGGCTCGAACGCTGATGAAGGGCAGGCCTTCATCGCAGGTCGTTCCATCACCCGCGAAAACTTCAGGCAGGAACTCGATCATAGTTTTCCTGATGTTCTCGTGCGATTGATTGCCCCTGAGCCGGGCGCGACCGATGAGCAGGCCAGGGCATCCGCCGCGGCATTTCAACGTGACATGCGTTTTCGCTGGGACATGTGGACGTGGGCGAGGTTGGGCGCGAAGGCCCGAAGAGGCAAGGTCTTCCTCTATCGGTTCTCCCGAATTCCGCCGTACCAGGTGGGCGACAAATACTTCGGCTGGGGCGCGAGCCACGGGATGGAGATGCCTTATGTCTTCGACCACCTGGAGCTGCAACCGTTGCCGTGGACGGGCCAGGATCACCAGCTCGCTGCGACCATGACGTCTTACTGGACGAACTTTGCCAAGACCGGTGACCCGAACGGCCCGGGTCTGCCGTTGTGGCCGCAGTTCGACCCATCAAGCGCATCCGTGATGCAACTGGGGAACCGAATTGAAGCCGCGCCGATGGAGGACACCCAGCCATTGCGGCGAATCGATCGGGTTTACGCGACGGCGCGCTTCGTGTTGGGGCACATCTATGTCATTGCCGCGGTGATCATCGCGTTGATGCTGGCGACCATCGTGGCCATCGTCAGGCGCTTAAGGCGGAGGCGGCGTAGGGTTGCGGTGGATGCCTGA
- a CDS encoding TonB-dependent receptor, with translation MPTALRKHPLSFAVTMSLFAAVSTSAAASTFFDAQADGQATQANTAQTTPTPPPDAKKADGKTDSSDAEKNAVTLSTVAVSGVRASQIRAIDLKRDASNIQDSITAENIGALPDTTITDSLQRVTGVQINRDAGVGTSVDVRGLPQVGTMLNGEVFITADQIDSQQPDFTMLPSTLFHGVDVIKSSSANLTDGGISGAIDLHTYRPWDLPSGFTYSYSANGERGTTTNHWGPEANGLISFNDGGHWGLLVSADYSDTRRMNATEGLDQYGVVLNGENAASAGGYNGFLTPWNGAPIPSKIVQNADGSVDVNGDGKSNGVFMGSQDIGLNDIITQRKRKSGNASFQMDLGSGLSLTSDFFYSQQREYDRNYGIQFNSTNWQGATYVPLQSRNTGSPALGQYGTPDPGWEGSQIFTTQVYQKWPGDVESYSQIIQKSSTAKNFNLQMDYDNGGPFTASVRGIRDTASQSNQETDVNISNSDGALWPNVLMDGVDPSTVPPGTFVYPSQLGGNRVFNANGMPQNTVPIIANFTGKYITVNLPSSLATQFADPNGWTMKTLESSGDYDRQVALNALRFDGKYDFQDGFKLEFGVRNSIRSASNDGWTLETPVYAGIGASDPGGCLVRYVGADVVLNSGSCTAGNDQGYFRAGPLSAISMPNTATPLSSNFKQYSNLLGSGINFWAINPNAMVNPISFWKSLYPDTVEVGEPGTTWAVRLKELSGYLQGDFNGSLWDMTYNGNIGVRLIHTNLDVTQHLSGAPGAYGDEPADVGTAVTKRSYQDALPSLNFALDLTDSLKFRLAYSKNMMPLDLSTWAGGLQLNYSLAETPQGPIFRVANGTSTGNPNLNPWRSTNYGTSLEYYINPTSMLSLALFRIEVDSFIKNGSVTNCTLPDEDGVVRDHCIVITQPVQGTGNSIHGAEFDYRQGFTFLPGFLSKTGIQVNATYAPSNSGETDLSGSKIPFQDNSTKSGNFIVWYQDDHFQARVAYNYRSRRAVMDSVGGITGMEMYEAPQHYLDASISYKFNKYAEVFLDGTNLTNEYQRYYLVWPDQPAHSTFSERMVMLGVRGQW, from the coding sequence ATGCCAACCGCACTTCGCAAACATCCATTGTCATTCGCCGTCACCATGTCGCTGTTCGCCGCCGTGTCGACGTCGGCCGCAGCATCGACCTTCTTCGACGCCCAGGCGGACGGCCAGGCCACGCAGGCCAACACGGCGCAAACCACGCCAACGCCGCCTCCCGATGCCAAGAAAGCAGACGGCAAGACCGACAGCAGTGACGCGGAGAAGAACGCGGTCACGCTGTCGACGGTGGCCGTCTCCGGCGTGCGCGCGTCGCAGATACGCGCCATCGACCTGAAACGCGATGCGTCAAACATTCAAGACAGCATCACGGCGGAAAACATCGGCGCGTTGCCCGACACCACGATCACCGACTCGCTCCAGCGCGTTACCGGCGTGCAGATCAACCGCGATGCCGGTGTAGGTACCTCGGTGGACGTGCGTGGCCTGCCCCAGGTCGGCACCATGCTGAATGGCGAAGTGTTCATCACGGCCGACCAGATCGATTCGCAGCAGCCCGACTTCACCATGTTGCCGTCCACGCTGTTCCACGGCGTTGACGTGATCAAGTCATCCAGCGCCAACCTGACGGATGGCGGTATCAGCGGCGCCATCGACCTGCACACCTATCGCCCCTGGGATCTTCCCAGCGGTTTCACCTATAGCTATTCGGCAAATGGCGAGCGCGGCACCACCACCAACCATTGGGGTCCCGAGGCCAATGGCCTGATCTCGTTCAACGACGGTGGCCATTGGGGCCTGCTGGTATCCGCCGATTACTCCGACACCCGGCGGATGAACGCCACCGAGGGTCTCGACCAGTATGGCGTGGTGCTCAACGGCGAGAACGCGGCCAGCGCGGGCGGCTACAACGGCTTCCTGACCCCGTGGAACGGCGCGCCCATTCCATCGAAGATCGTCCAGAACGCCGACGGCAGCGTGGACGTCAATGGCGATGGCAAGTCCAACGGCGTCTTCATGGGCAGCCAGGACATTGGCCTCAATGACATCATCACCCAGCGCAAGCGCAAGTCCGGCAATGCCTCGTTCCAGATGGATCTCGGCAGCGGCTTGAGCCTGACCAGCGACTTCTTCTACTCGCAGCAGCGCGAGTACGACCGCAACTACGGCATCCAGTTCAATTCCACCAACTGGCAGGGCGCGACCTACGTGCCGCTGCAGTCGCGCAATACCGGAAGCCCAGCGCTCGGCCAGTACGGCACGCCAGATCCAGGCTGGGAGGGCTCGCAGATATTCACCACGCAGGTCTACCAGAAGTGGCCGGGCGACGTGGAGTCGTATTCGCAGATCATCCAGAAAAGCTCCACGGCAAAGAACTTCAACCTGCAGATGGATTACGACAACGGCGGTCCGTTCACGGCGAGCGTGCGTGGCATCCGTGACACGGCGTCGCAGTCGAACCAGGAAACCGACGTCAATATTTCCAACTCCGACGGCGCCCTGTGGCCCAACGTGCTGATGGACGGTGTGGACCCGAGCACCGTGCCGCCGGGCACCTTCGTTTATCCGTCGCAATTGGGCGGCAATCGCGTGTTCAACGCAAACGGCATGCCCCAGAACACGGTGCCGATCATCGCGAACTTCACCGGCAAGTACATCACGGTCAACCTGCCCTCCTCGCTGGCAACCCAGTTCGCCGACCCGAACGGCTGGACCATGAAGACGCTGGAATCTTCCGGCGACTACGACCGCCAGGTGGCGCTGAACGCGCTGCGTTTCGATGGCAAATACGATTTCCAGGACGGCTTCAAGCTGGAATTCGGCGTGCGCAACAGCATCCGCAGCGCCAGCAATGACGGCTGGACACTGGAGACGCCGGTCTATGCAGGCATTGGCGCCAGCGACCCGGGTGGATGCCTGGTGCGTTATGTCGGTGCCGACGTGGTCTTGAACAGCGGTTCGTGCACCGCGGGCAACGATCAGGGCTACTTCCGCGCAGGACCGCTGTCGGCGATTTCGATGCCCAATACGGCGACGCCGCTGTCGAGCAACTTCAAGCAGTACAGCAACCTGTTGGGCTCGGGCATCAACTTCTGGGCGATCAATCCCAACGCCATGGTCAATCCGATTTCCTTCTGGAAGTCGCTCTACCCGGATACCGTCGAGGTGGGTGAGCCAGGCACGACCTGGGCCGTGCGACTGAAGGAGTTGTCGGGCTATCTGCAAGGCGACTTCAACGGCAGCCTGTGGGACATGACGTACAACGGCAATATTGGCGTGCGCCTGATCCACACGAATCTGGACGTGACCCAGCACTTGAGTGGCGCCCCGGGTGCGTACGGCGACGAACCGGCCGACGTCGGCACGGCGGTCACCAAGCGCAGCTATCAGGACGCGCTGCCGTCCCTGAACTTCGCGCTGGATCTGACCGATAGCCTGAAGTTCCGCCTGGCTTATTCCAAGAACATGATGCCACTGGATCTCAGCACCTGGGCCGGCGGTTTGCAGCTGAACTACTCGCTGGCGGAGACACCGCAGGGTCCGATCTTCCGTGTCGCCAATGGCACCTCGACCGGCAACCCGAACCTCAACCCCTGGCGCTCCACCAACTACGGGACGTCGCTGGAGTACTACATCAACCCCACCAGCATGCTCAGCCTTGCGCTGTTCCGCATCGAGGTGGACAGCTTCATCAAGAACGGCAGCGTGACCAACTGCACCCTGCCGGACGAGGACGGCGTGGTTCGCGATCATTGCATCGTGATCACCCAACCCGTGCAGGGCACCGGCAACAGCATCCATGGTGCGGAGTTCGATTACCGCCAGGGCTTCACCTTCCTGCCGGGCTTCCTGTCCAAGACCGGCATCCAGGTCAACGCCACGTATGCACCCAGCAACTCCGGCGAGACGGATTTGTCGGGCAGCAAGATCCCGTTCCAGGACAACTCCACCAAGTCCGGCAACTTCATCGTGTGGTACCAGGACGATCACTTCCAGGCCCGCGTCGCCTACAACTATCGCTCGCGCCGCGCGGTGATGGACAGCGTCGGCGGCATCACCGGCATGGAAATGTACGAAGCGCCGCAGCATTACCTCGATGCGTCGATTTCGTACAAGTTCAACAAGTACGCCGAAGTGTTCCTGGACGGCACCAACCTCACCAACGAGTATCAGCGTTACTACCTGGTCTGGCCCGACCAGCCCGCGCACTCGACGTTCTCCGAGCGCATGGTCATGTTGGGCGTACGCGGCCAGTGGTAA
- the lldD gene encoding FMN-dependent L-lactate dehydrogenase LldD has protein sequence MIISAPTDYREAARRKLPRYLFDYIDGGANAEVTLRKNVDDLAHIALRQRVLRNVADLSLETELLGEKLALPIALGPVGISGMYARRGEVQAAQAAASVGIPYTLSTVSICSMEEVQGRCDRPIWFQLYVLKDRGFVRNALVRAQEAGISTLVVTVDLPLPGSRYRDRHSGMSGPAAPLRRAGQALFKPAWAFDVGLLGRPHDLGNVSVYRGRKTSLNDYIGWIASNFDPSIGWKDLEWIRDAWKGKLVIKGILDPEDARDAVRFGADGVVVSNHGGRQLDGVLSTVHALPGIADAVGGDLTVLVDSGIRSGLDIVRMLSLGARGVLLGRAYIYALAADGRNGVRNLLDLMATEMRVAMTLCGARSVSELTRDNLVSEASRFSSWGRS, from the coding sequence ATGATCATTTCGGCACCTACCGATTATCGCGAGGCGGCACGGCGCAAATTGCCTCGCTACTTGTTCGACTATATCGACGGCGGCGCCAATGCCGAAGTCACGTTGCGCAAAAACGTTGACGACCTGGCCCATATCGCACTCCGCCAGCGCGTGCTTAGGAATGTTGCCGATCTGAGCCTGGAAACGGAACTGCTTGGTGAGAAGCTGGCGCTTCCCATTGCCTTGGGTCCGGTGGGCATTAGCGGCATGTACGCTCGCCGGGGAGAGGTTCAGGCGGCTCAGGCGGCGGCGTCGGTCGGTATCCCCTATACCTTATCCACGGTGTCGATTTGCTCAATGGAAGAGGTGCAAGGCCGCTGCGATCGACCGATCTGGTTTCAGCTTTATGTGCTGAAGGATCGTGGCTTTGTGCGCAACGCGTTGGTTCGCGCACAGGAAGCAGGCATCAGCACGCTGGTGGTCACCGTCGACCTGCCGTTACCGGGATCGCGCTATCGCGACAGGCACTCGGGCATGTCCGGGCCGGCGGCGCCTCTACGTCGCGCGGGCCAGGCGCTGTTCAAGCCGGCCTGGGCCTTCGACGTGGGACTACTCGGGCGGCCACACGATCTGGGCAACGTCTCTGTCTATCGTGGACGCAAGACCAGCCTCAACGACTATATCGGTTGGATTGCGTCAAACTTCGATCCATCTATCGGCTGGAAGGATCTTGAATGGATCCGCGACGCCTGGAAGGGAAAGCTCGTCATCAAAGGCATCCTGGATCCGGAAGACGCGCGTGACGCCGTTCGCTTCGGTGCCGATGGCGTCGTGGTGTCCAATCATGGCGGTCGGCAGCTGGATGGCGTTCTTTCGACAGTACATGCACTGCCGGGCATCGCCGATGCCGTGGGAGGCGACCTGACTGTCTTGGTTGACTCCGGTATTCGTTCGGGCCTGGACATCGTGCGCATGTTGTCACTGGGTGCACGCGGCGTACTACTGGGGCGCGCTTACATCTATGCCTTGGCTGCTGACGGTCGCAATGGTGTAAGGAATCTGCTGGATCTGATGGCCACCGAGATGCGCGTTGCCATGACGTTATGTGGCGCACGTTCGGTGTCGGAGCTCACCCGCGATAACCTGGTATCGGAAGCTTCCCGATTCTCATCATGGGGACGCTCATAG
- a CDS encoding dihydrofolate reductase family protein: MAASLDGFVARKDGRVDWMETSDVFEGGRTLDAASVETFLKAIDCYVMGSRTYETALGFDAKGFGWSYGDKPVFVLTTRTLPKIRDTVQFHSGDLTEFVDNVLRPAFHSIWFVGGGAVCGECLRRGLADEVRYSILPILIGDGIPFFCKLEADVTLHLADVNAYRNGVVDLCYAVRADR; this comes from the coding sequence ATGGCGGCAAGCCTTGATGGCTTTGTCGCCCGAAAGGACGGACGTGTCGACTGGATGGAGACGTCAGACGTATTCGAAGGCGGGCGCACGCTGGATGCGGCATCGGTCGAGACGTTCCTGAAGGCGATCGACTGCTATGTCATGGGGTCGCGGACCTACGAGACCGCGTTGGGTTTCGACGCCAAAGGCTTCGGTTGGTCTTACGGCGACAAACCGGTGTTCGTTCTTACTACCCGCACACTTCCCAAGATCCGCGACACGGTCCAATTTCACTCGGGCGACCTCACGGAATTCGTCGACAACGTTCTTCGCCCGGCATTTCACAGCATCTGGTTCGTCGGCGGTGGTGCTGTCTGCGGCGAATGCCTTCGTCGGGGGTTGGCGGACGAGGTTCGCTATTCGATCCTGCCGATCCTGATTGGCGATGGCATTCCGTTCTTCTGCAAACTCGAAGCCGATGTGACCCTCCATCTGGCCGACGTGAACGCCTACCGAAACGGCGTCGTGGACCTTTGCTACGCGGTGCGAGCTGACCGGTAG
- a CDS encoding beta-N-acetylhexosaminidase, with the protein MSHFTASGFLRCAAIAWLAATGVVAAAPAAPAWSLLPQPAVARRAASGATAIADGAVVTVDGTDRPQLRSIAERFVQRVADTNGLHLRVATTGAALPAIKFKLDPAAAIADEAGYRITVDDRGILVTARTPRGAFYGSVTLGQLLTPAGWTRGAPVAVAHGVIDDHPRFAWRALLLDSGRHYQSVAEIKQLIDWMSLHKLNVLLWHLTEDQGWRLDIPKYPELTKIGACRKAVGFDRELTGSAEQPYCGFYTEADARDIVRYAAERYVDVVPEIDLPGHMQAAVATYPWLGVTGQRPPVWTEWGVSPWLLKPNEKTLQFVDDVLDEVMRLFPSRYISIGGDEADKQQWNASPEVQAQMRKLGLANMDQLQGWFTQQVAAHLIKAGRTPVGWDDELVAGATLPAAEVVMSWHGDDNERVALTAIRQGHDVVMTPQESLYFDHVQSDRPDEWPGPPPAATLRQAYDTVVIPNGASAAEAQRIIGVQAGLWAEQMPTFAHDQHAVFPRIAALAELGWSPVQAHDWDGFLQRMPAELARYRALGIGYADSAFAPAFQVTAAEGGFRVELANQVGFGTLRYTTDGSAPTSRSAAYARPLTLARDTTVRAATFAADGFELAAPRTLVLDETTLLSRDSSALATCSQQPGSRLDGAKPATGQRPVYSVDIGNACWLWPQAPLDGTRHVAITAERIAWRFGDEAKDAVVRHQADATGQFEIHADSCTGPLLARLPLGSAAQASGQVRLDAQVAMPAGAGVRTLCVFATGDPREGQWALARIAFSK; encoded by the coding sequence ATGAGCCACTTCACGGCATCGGGATTTCTCCGTTGCGCGGCCATCGCCTGGCTCGCGGCCACGGGCGTGGTCGCGGCGGCGCCGGCCGCCCCCGCATGGTCGTTGCTGCCGCAGCCGGCCGTGGCCAGGCGTGCCGCATCGGGCGCGACCGCCATCGCGGACGGCGCCGTAGTCACCGTGGATGGCACGGATCGCCCACAACTGCGGTCCATCGCCGAGCGATTCGTGCAACGCGTGGCCGACACCAACGGATTGCACCTGCGCGTGGCGACTACGGGCGCGGCGCTTCCTGCGATTAAGTTCAAGCTCGATCCGGCCGCGGCTATCGCGGACGAGGCCGGCTATCGCATCACGGTGGATGACCGCGGCATCCTGGTCACCGCACGCACGCCGCGTGGTGCGTTCTACGGCAGCGTTACGCTGGGGCAATTGCTGACGCCTGCCGGATGGACGCGTGGCGCGCCGGTCGCGGTGGCGCATGGCGTCATCGACGATCACCCGCGTTTCGCATGGCGCGCCTTGCTGCTCGACTCCGGGCGGCACTACCAGAGCGTGGCCGAGATCAAGCAGCTGATCGACTGGATGTCGCTGCACAAGCTCAACGTGTTGCTGTGGCACCTGACCGAAGACCAGGGCTGGCGCCTCGACATCCCCAAGTATCCCGAGCTCACCAAGATCGGCGCCTGCCGCAAGGCGGTGGGCTTCGACCGCGAACTGACCGGCTCTGCCGAGCAACCCTATTGCGGCTTTTATACGGAGGCCGACGCACGCGACATCGTGCGTTACGCCGCAGAGCGTTACGTGGACGTGGTGCCGGAAATCGATCTTCCCGGCCATATGCAGGCCGCCGTCGCCACCTATCCGTGGCTGGGCGTGACGGGCCAGCGCCCGCCGGTATGGACCGAGTGGGGCGTCAGCCCATGGCTGCTCAAGCCCAACGAAAAGACTCTGCAGTTTGTCGACGATGTGCTCGATGAGGTGATGCGGCTGTTTCCCTCGCGCTACATCTCCATTGGCGGCGACGAGGCGGACAAGCAGCAGTGGAATGCATCGCCCGAGGTGCAGGCGCAGATGCGCAAGCTCGGCCTGGCGAACATGGATCAGCTGCAAGGCTGGTTCACCCAGCAGGTTGCCGCCCACCTGATCAAGGCCGGGCGTACGCCGGTTGGCTGGGATGACGAGTTGGTCGCGGGCGCGACGCTGCCGGCAGCGGAAGTGGTGATGTCATGGCACGGCGACGACAACGAACGCGTGGCGCTCACGGCCATCAGGCAAGGCCACGATGTGGTCATGACGCCGCAGGAATCGCTGTACTTCGACCACGTGCAGTCCGATCGGCCCGACGAATGGCCGGGACCGCCGCCCGCGGCGACGCTGCGGCAAGCCTATGACACGGTCGTGATTCCGAATGGAGCTAGCGCGGCCGAGGCCCAACGCATCATCGGCGTGCAGGCGGGTCTCTGGGCCGAGCAGATGCCCACCTTTGCGCACGACCAGCACGCGGTGTTCCCGCGCATCGCCGCGCTGGCGGAGCTTGGCTGGTCGCCTGTGCAGGCGCACGACTGGGATGGCTTTCTGCAACGCATGCCGGCTGAACTGGCCCGTTACCGCGCACTCGGTATCGGTTATGCCGACAGTGCGTTTGCACCCGCCTTTCAGGTGACGGCGGCCGAGGGAGGGTTCCGGGTCGAGCTGGCCAATCAGGTCGGATTCGGCACCCTGCGTTACACCACGGATGGCTCCGCACCGACCAGCCGATCGGCGGCATACGCGCGACCGCTAACGCTGGCACGCGACACGACCGTGCGCGCGGCGACGTTCGCGGCGGACGGCTTCGAACTGGCCGCGCCTCGCACGCTGGTGCTGGACGAAACCACCTTGCTGAGCCGCGACAGCAGCGCACTGGCGACCTGCTCCCAGCAGCCGGGCTCGCGCCTGGACGGCGCCAAGCCGGCGACGGGACAGCGGCCGGTCTATTCCGTCGACATCGGCAACGCCTGTTGGCTCTGGCCACAAGCGCCGCTGGACGGTACCAGGCACGTCGCGATCACGGCCGAACGCATCGCATGGCGTTTCGGCGACGAGGCCAAGGACGCCGTGGTACGCCACCAGGCCGACGCGACCGGTCAGTTCGAGATCCATGCGGATTCCTGCACAGGCCCGCTGCTCGCCCGCTTGCCGCTGGGGAGTGCGGCGCAGGCCAGCGGGCAAGTTCGTCTTGATGCACAGGTGGCCATGCCGGCGGGGGCCGGCGTGCGCACCCTGTGTGTGTTTGCTACCGGCGATCCACGCGAGGGGCAGTGGGCGTTGGCGCGTATCGCGTTTTCGAAATAA
- a CDS encoding glucokinase — translation MATDHSDRLAGTSAVPFLAADIGGTHARVALMRASPGGARGVETLAYRLFACAEFTMLSELLQTFVDADVQVPVKHCVLACAGQIMGNEVVNDNLAWPIDLTQLRHALDLDEVAVLNDFEALAYALDGALADDGRHLCGPSTPAGGPTLVIGPGTGLGAAVHVPGPAGGFVLATEAGQMDFTPNSVREREILAHLAPNGGYVPFEHIVSGPGLLTVYAILCRLQGEAPKLATPEAVTAAAVACSDVQAVEAVEIFCASLGSFAGNLAMAFMATGGVYLAGGFLSSLFELLKGSAFEKRFLHGRSARALLSQVPVWVTEHGRHGVQGAAQWYLRQRMSGMPGHALAGGAGL, via the coding sequence GTGGCAACTGACCATTCGGATCGACTGGCGGGGACATCGGCGGTGCCGTTTCTGGCGGCTGATATTGGCGGCACGCACGCGCGTGTTGCGCTGATGCGCGCCTCGCCTGGCGGCGCCCGGGGGGTCGAAACGCTCGCCTATCGCCTATTCGCCTGCGCGGAGTTCACGATGCTGTCGGAACTTTTGCAAACCTTTGTCGACGCCGACGTGCAGGTCCCGGTGAAGCACTGCGTGCTCGCTTGCGCGGGCCAGATCATGGGCAACGAGGTCGTCAACGACAACCTCGCCTGGCCCATCGACCTGACGCAACTGCGCCACGCGCTGGACTTGGACGAGGTTGCCGTACTCAATGACTTCGAAGCGCTGGCCTACGCGCTGGATGGCGCTCTCGCCGATGACGGCCGCCATCTGTGCGGGCCCAGCACGCCTGCCGGTGGTCCGACCCTGGTGATCGGACCAGGCACGGGCCTTGGCGCGGCGGTGCACGTGCCCGGCCCTGCCGGCGGCTTCGTGCTGGCGACCGAGGCCGGCCAGATGGATTTCACGCCCAATTCGGTGCGCGAGCGCGAGATTCTCGCGCACCTCGCGCCCAATGGCGGCTACGTGCCGTTTGAACACATCGTGTCGGGCCCCGGCCTGCTGACGGTCTACGCGATCCTGTGCAGGCTGCAGGGGGAGGCACCGAAGCTGGCCACGCCGGAGGCGGTCACCGCGGCGGCTGTTGCATGCAGCGATGTACAAGCGGTGGAGGCTGTCGAGATTTTCTGCGCCTCGCTGGGAAGCTTTGCCGGCAATCTCGCCATGGCCTTCATGGCGACAGGCGGGGTGTATCTGGCCGGCGGATTCCTCTCTTCCCTGTTTGAGCTGCTCAAGGGCAGCGCCTTCGAAAAGCGATTCCTGCACGGCCGCAGTGCGCGCGCGCTGCTGTCGCAAGTACCGGTGTGGGTCACCGAACACGGCCGCCACGGCGTGCAAGGCGCGGCCCAGTGGTACCTCAGGCAGCGGATGTCGGGGATGCCAGGCCATGCGCTGGCCGGAGGCGCGGGCCTATGA
- a CDS encoding methyltransferase family protein, giving the protein MNLVHSIALVVFFVWLTIDAIVVFRLKTGEAENRDQSSLKLLMIGGPMAYALSIGLSYGSTGALHSVAMQIAGLVVLGVGIAVRSLAIFQLGRFHTPNVAIRSDHQLKEEGLYAHVRHPSYLGAMIAFLGFTLALGNWLSVIVMMSMTTCLYLYRIKEEDAALAAAFGEAFHRYAARTKRLIPWIY; this is encoded by the coding sequence ATGAACCTGGTGCACAGCATTGCTCTGGTCGTTTTCTTCGTGTGGTTAACGATAGATGCCATCGTGGTCTTTCGCCTGAAGACGGGCGAAGCAGAGAATCGAGATCAGTCTTCATTGAAGTTGCTGATGATCGGTGGACCCATGGCGTACGCCTTAAGCATCGGCTTGTCCTACGGGAGTACGGGAGCTTTGCATTCCGTTGCAATGCAAATTGCGGGATTGGTCGTCTTGGGGGTGGGCATCGCAGTGCGATCGCTTGCCATCTTCCAGCTGGGCCGTTTCCACACACCGAATGTAGCGATCCGGAGCGATCATCAACTCAAGGAGGAAGGGCTGTACGCTCATGTGCGCCATCCGAGTTATTTGGGCGCCATGATTGCATTTCTAGGCTTTACGCTGGCCTTGGGGAACTGGCTAAGCGTGATTGTGATGATGAGCATGACGACTTGCCTCTACCTCTATCGAATCAAAGAGGAAGATGCAGCGCTCGCAGCCGCGTTCGGCGAGGCATTTCATCGGTACGCTGCCCGAACCAAGCGCTTGATCCCATGGATCTACTGA